A window from Candidatus Tectomicrobia bacterium encodes these proteins:
- a CDS encoding TAXI family TRAP transporter solute-binding subunit, translated as MRTVRRCASMAAIALLAGMVLGPGAQAAMTQATIVGAGKGAGAFRQAGAIAEVVNKESKAVKMTNQETAGFVANTRMLANSRVEFALTNGVFVDSIQRKIAPFAKDKEATNLRGVGPMTSSWFQMAVLADGPIKSYMDLKGKRVSMGPKGSNTVYMTEVILETLGILGSVRKDYLKWDDAATYVVDGKLDAFGIPNPLPSPSILQAAQSRPVRILDLPDKVINKFISISKGYYKDTVDVSVYQGMEKKKIATVAYGVFLTAHDKVPAEVVYEVTRHFYDPKNRDFIVNAYKPLREALDNAKNDRFLANMKAFGLKLHPGAARYWKEKNFNVN; from the coding sequence ATGCGAACCGTACGGCGTTGTGCAAGCATGGCCGCCATTGCGCTCCTGGCGGGAATGGTCTTGGGGCCGGGCGCCCAGGCCGCCATGACCCAGGCGACAATCGTGGGGGCGGGCAAGGGGGCGGGGGCGTTCCGCCAGGCGGGCGCCATCGCCGAGGTGGTGAACAAGGAGAGCAAGGCAGTCAAGATGACCAACCAGGAAACCGCCGGTTTCGTGGCGAACACCCGGATGCTTGCCAATAGCCGGGTGGAGTTCGCCCTGACGAACGGGGTCTTCGTCGATTCCATCCAGCGGAAGATCGCCCCCTTCGCCAAGGACAAGGAGGCCACCAATCTCCGCGGTGTCGGCCCCATGACGAGTTCCTGGTTCCAGATGGCGGTGCTCGCTGACGGCCCCATCAAGTCCTACATGGATTTGAAGGGCAAACGCGTCAGCATGGGCCCCAAGGGCAGCAATACCGTCTACATGACCGAGGTCATCCTGGAGACGCTGGGGATATTGGGAAGCGTACGGAAGGACTATCTGAAGTGGGATGACGCGGCGACCTACGTGGTGGACGGCAAGCTGGACGCCTTCGGAATCCCGAATCCGCTTCCCAGTCCCTCGATTCTCCAGGCGGCCCAAAGCCGGCCAGTCCGGATTCTCGACCTGCCGGATAAGGTCATCAACAAGTTCATCTCGATCAGCAAGGGGTACTACAAGGACACCGTGGACGTAAGCGTGTATCAGGGCATGGAGAAGAAGAAGATCGCCACGGTGGCCTATGGCGTCTTCTTGACGGCGCACGACAAGGTGCCCGCGGAGGTCGTCTACGAGGTGACGAGGCATTTCTATGACCCCAAGAACCGCGACTTCATCGTGAACGCGTACAAGCCGCTCCGGGAGGCGCTGGACAACGCCAAGAACGACAGGTTCCTCGCCAACATGAAGGCCTTCGGCCTGAAGCTTCACCCGGGAGCCGCGCGCTATTGGAAGGAAAAGAATTTCAACGTGAACTAG
- a CDS encoding TAXI family TRAP transporter solute-binding subunit, whose protein sequence is MKRAALAAAVLGFAWTGADAATRVTIVGAGKGAGAFRQAGAIAEAVNKESKTVNMTNQETGGFVANTRMLANGRVEFALTNGVFVDAIQRKQHPYDKERQAAKNLRGVGPVAGAWLQIAVLQDSGIKTVEDLKGKRISMGPKGSNTVYMQEIVFKTMGIYDSLRKDYLKWEDAATYMVDGKLDSFGIPNPIPGPALLQAAQSRPIRMLDIPEKALDAFMNISKAYYKTEADMSVYRGMEGKKIRTIAYSVYMLAHDKVPADVVYDVAKHFYAPKNRDFILNVYRPLRDGLDAAQNDKFIGVMKSFDLKLHPGAQRYWKERNYNVN, encoded by the coding sequence GTGAAAAGGGCCGCGCTCGCGGCGGCCGTTCTCGGGTTCGCGTGGACGGGGGCGGATGCCGCCACTCGAGTCACGATCGTCGGCGCCGGGAAGGGGGCGGGGGCGTTCCGCCAGGCGGGCGCCATCGCCGAGGCGGTGAACAAGGAGAGCAAGACGGTCAACATGACCAACCAGGAGACGGGCGGCTTCGTGGCGAACACCCGGATGCTCGCCAACGGCCGCGTCGAATTCGCGCTGACCAACGGCGTGTTCGTCGATGCCATCCAGCGCAAGCAGCATCCCTACGACAAGGAGCGCCAGGCGGCCAAGAACCTGCGCGGCGTCGGGCCGGTGGCGGGGGCATGGCTCCAGATCGCCGTTTTGCAGGACAGCGGAATCAAGACGGTGGAGGACTTGAAGGGCAAGCGCATCAGCATGGGCCCGAAGGGCAGCAACACCGTCTACATGCAGGAGATCGTCTTCAAGACGATGGGAATCTATGATTCCCTGCGGAAGGACTACCTGAAGTGGGAGGACGCGGCGACCTACATGGTGGATGGGAAGCTGGACTCCTTCGGCATCCCAAACCCGATCCCCGGTCCCGCGCTTCTCCAGGCCGCCCAGAGCCGCCCCATCCGAATGCTCGATATCCCGGAGAAGGCGCTGGACGCCTTCATGAATATCAGCAAGGCTTACTACAAGACCGAAGCGGACATGAGCGTCTACCGGGGCATGGAAGGGAAGAAGATCCGGACGATCGCCTACAGCGTGTACATGCTCGCCCACGACAAGGTGCCCGCCGATGTCGTGTACGATGTAGCCAAGCATTTCTACGCTCCCAAGAACCGCGACTTCATCCTGAACGTTTACCGGCCGCTCAGGGACGGGCTCGACGCCGCTCAGAACGATAAGTTCATCGGCGTGATGAAGTCCTTCGACCTGAAGCTTCATCCAGGGGCCCAGAGGTACTGGAAAGAGCGCAACTACAACGTCAACTAA
- a CDS encoding amidase has product MAGEAWRLTLSEGLRRLDEGTLTAAEWTRSLLERIEACEDRVKAWVQVDREGALAAARAADERRKAGGAHALAGAPVAFKDIIDVRGMLREANSPLYKGYVPKKDAAAAARLRAAGAVLLGKTVTTQFATSDPAETRNPWNPVHSPGGSSSGSAAAVAAGMAPAALGSQTGGSVLRPSTFCGVVGFKPTYGRIPRTGMVTVSWSLDHVGIICRAAEDAARLLTALAGPDAEDDGSLEAPAEDFAAASAPRKPGRVCFLKEDFLPRSSREVAEWTERGAARLKEKGVAVEEGRLPVDFDQLHAAHRIIMRVEAAAYHGRMFRENMDAYSPEIRHNISSGLMVPAVHYVQAQRLRARLAREMGRLLGRCDLVMFPSMVEAPPIREKSTGNALFQEPLTQAGLPAIALPLGRGEGNLPVGIQLGAGRLREAGLLSAARWCEAELGWRSEIAPA; this is encoded by the coding sequence GTGGCGGGAGAGGCATGGCGGCTGACGTTGAGCGAGGGCCTGCGGCGGCTGGATGAGGGGACGCTCACGGCGGCCGAGTGGACGCGCTCGCTCCTGGAGCGGATCGAGGCCTGCGAGGATCGGGTCAAGGCCTGGGTCCAGGTGGACCGCGAGGGCGCGCTCGCCGCAGCCCGGGCGGCGGACGAGCGGCGCAAGGCGGGAGGCGCCCACGCGCTGGCGGGGGCGCCCGTGGCCTTCAAGGACATCATCGACGTCCGGGGTATGCTCCGGGAGGCCAACTCCCCGCTCTACAAGGGCTACGTCCCGAAGAAAGACGCCGCGGCCGCCGCGCGCCTGCGGGCCGCCGGCGCCGTCCTTCTGGGCAAGACGGTGACCACCCAGTTCGCCACCTCCGACCCCGCCGAGACGCGGAATCCCTGGAACCCGGTCCACAGCCCGGGCGGATCGAGCAGCGGCTCGGCCGCCGCGGTGGCGGCGGGCATGGCGCCCGCCGCGCTGGGGAGCCAGACGGGCGGCTCGGTCCTCCGGCCCTCGACCTTCTGCGGAGTGGTGGGTTTCAAGCCCACCTACGGGCGCATCCCCCGGACGGGAATGGTGACGGTGTCCTGGTCGCTCGACCATGTCGGCATCATCTGCCGCGCCGCGGAAGACGCCGCCCGCCTCCTCACGGCGCTGGCGGGGCCGGACGCGGAGGACGACGGCTCGCTCGAGGCGCCGGCGGAGGACTTTGCCGCCGCCTCCGCGCCCCGGAAGCCGGGCCGGGTGTGCTTTCTCAAGGAGGACTTTCTCCCGCGCTCCAGCCGGGAAGTGGCGGAGTGGACGGAGCGGGGGGCGGCCCGGCTGAAGGAGAAGGGGGTCGCGGTGGAGGAGGGAAGGCTCCCGGTGGACTTCGACCAGCTCCATGCGGCCCACCGCATCATCATGCGGGTCGAGGCGGCGGCTTACCACGGCCGCATGTTCCGGGAGAACATGGACGCCTATTCGCCGGAAATCAGGCACAACATCTCGAGCGGCCTGATGGTGCCGGCCGTGCACTACGTGCAGGCCCAGCGCCTGCGCGCCCGTCTCGCCCGCGAGATGGGCCGCCTCCTCGGGCGCTGCGACCTGGTGATGTTTCCCTCGATGGTGGAGGCGCCTCCCATCCGGGAAAAATCCACCGGCAACGCGCTCTTCCAGGAACCCCTCACCCAGGCGGGGCTCCCCGCGATTGCCCTGCCGTTGGGGCGGGGGGAGGGGAACCTCCCCGTAGGGATCCAGCTGGGGGCGGGCCGGCTGCGCGAGGCCGGCCTCTTGAGCGCCGCGCGCTGGTGCGAGGCGGAGCTGGGGTGGAGGTCCGAAATCGCTCCCGCCTAG
- a CDS encoding fdrA domain protein — MSLESLMGGPLRVVNLGLELFAEELRAEGAEVVHVDWRPPAGGNPRLARLLEGLEELDRRED; from the coding sequence GTGAGCCTGGAAAGCCTGATGGGCGGCCCGCTCCGGGTGGTGAACCTGGGGCTCGAGCTCTTCGCCGAAGAGCTGCGCGCGGAGGGAGCCGAGGTGGTCCATGTGGACTGGCGGCCCCCGGCGGGCGGGAATCCGCGTCTGGCCCGGCTGCTGGAGGGCCTGGAGGAACTGGACCGGCGGGAGGATTGA
- the fdrA gene encoding acyl-CoA synthetase FdrA has translation MALRSIVLPSFYQDSVALMRVAQALRGGEGVREAAALMGTPSNHGILAQAGLASVVIEKAGPNDLILAVLADSGSIAEEALAEAQELLFRRRAPAVPGTAASPRSLDAALRLLPGANLAAISVPGPFAKREAMRALRSGLNVFLFSDNVPVEAEVELKREALARGLLCMGPDCGTAYLNGTPVGFANVVPRGRVGIVAASGTGLQAVACRLAGLGEGISHGIGVGGRDLTARVGGAMTFLVLDLLKRDPRTEIIVLISKPPEAEVLAPLERALAEMGKPAVVCCLGAKPPAKSTARWVETLEDAAQAAAALLKRAPWAPRPFSDPEDVRSRLARLQGGARLGSLLGLYTGGTLAHEAHLLLEPLLGRIPYNEERGDSPHRIVDLGDDAYTVGKPHPMLDPGARAEWVRRAGGAGEAGVLLLDLVLGKAAHADPAKALSEAVRAARADAAKGGRVLHAVASVVGTERDPQGMAGQIRRLEEAGVEVLPSNAEACRLLALLLKPGLAGRMPEEAS, from the coding sequence GTGGCGCTCCGGAGCATCGTCCTCCCATCGTTCTACCAGGACTCGGTGGCGCTCATGCGGGTCGCCCAGGCCCTCCGGGGTGGGGAGGGGGTGCGGGAAGCGGCCGCCCTCATGGGCACTCCCTCCAACCACGGCATCCTCGCGCAGGCCGGTCTCGCCTCGGTCGTCATCGAAAAGGCGGGCCCCAATGATCTGATCCTGGCCGTCCTGGCCGACAGTGGTTCCATCGCGGAAGAGGCGCTGGCCGAGGCGCAGGAGCTTCTCTTCCGGCGCCGCGCTCCCGCGGTCCCTGGGACGGCCGCTTCCCCCCGGTCCCTCGACGCCGCCCTGCGGCTCCTGCCTGGAGCGAACCTGGCCGCCATCTCCGTCCCGGGCCCCTTCGCCAAGCGGGAGGCCATGCGTGCCCTGCGGAGCGGGCTGAACGTCTTTCTCTTCAGCGACAACGTGCCCGTCGAGGCCGAGGTGGAGCTCAAGCGCGAGGCCCTCGCACGGGGGCTCCTCTGCATGGGCCCGGACTGCGGGACGGCCTACCTGAACGGGACGCCCGTCGGTTTCGCCAACGTGGTGCCCCGAGGCCGGGTGGGCATCGTGGCCGCCTCGGGCACGGGCCTTCAGGCGGTGGCATGCCGCCTGGCGGGGCTGGGGGAGGGCATCTCGCACGGGATCGGGGTCGGCGGCCGGGACCTGACGGCGAGGGTGGGCGGTGCGATGACCTTCCTGGTCCTGGATCTCCTCAAGCGCGATCCAAGGACCGAGATCATTGTGCTCATCTCGAAGCCCCCGGAGGCGGAAGTGCTCGCCCCTCTCGAACGGGCGCTGGCGGAGATGGGAAAGCCCGCCGTTGTCTGCTGCCTGGGCGCGAAGCCTCCGGCCAAGAGCACAGCGCGGTGGGTGGAAACCCTGGAGGACGCCGCCCAGGCCGCCGCCGCGCTGCTGAAAAGGGCGCCTTGGGCGCCCCGGCCCTTCTCCGACCCGGAGGATGTCCGTTCGCGCCTCGCGCGCCTGCAAGGCGGAGCCCGCCTCGGGAGCCTCCTGGGTCTCTACACGGGCGGAACGCTGGCCCACGAGGCCCACCTTCTCCTCGAACCTCTCCTGGGGAGGATTCCGTACAACGAAGAACGAGGGGATTCCCCCCACCGCATCGTGGACCTGGGGGACGATGCCTACACCGTCGGCAAACCGCATCCCATGCTCGACCCGGGGGCACGGGCCGAATGGGTGCGCCGGGCGGGCGGGGCCGGGGAGGCGGGGGTGCTGCTCCTCGACCTGGTGCTGGGCAAGGCGGCCCATGCGGATCCCGCGAAGGCCCTCTCGGAGGCGGTGCGCGCCGCCCGGGCCGACGCCGCGAAAGGGGGAAGGGTCCTGCACGCGGTGGCATCGGTGGTGGGCACCGAACGCGACCCACAGGGGATGGCGGGCCAAATCCGGCGGTTGGAGGAGGCGGGGGTGGAGGTGCTCCCCTCAAACGCGGAGGCCTGCCGGTTATTGGCGCTGCTCCTCAAGCCCGGGCTGGCCGGGCGAATGCCGGAGGAGGCCTCGTGA
- a CDS encoding UbiX family flavin prenyltransferase has translation MKLVVGITGASGALYGVRFMEVLREAYPDVETHLVISKAGLRVLQHETGLDLKDLGAWASVVHPEGDIGARPASGSAGFDAMAVIPCSMKTLGQIAAGTGDNLVGRAADVILKEGRRLVLVPREMPLSAIHLENMLKLSRLGVMILPASPGFYFGPKTLDDLVNHVVGKTLDSLGLEQKLFERWKGQFPERRGGAVPERRAETN, from the coding sequence ATGAAGCTCGTGGTCGGGATTACCGGTGCCTCGGGGGCCCTCTACGGGGTCCGCTTCATGGAGGTGCTCCGCGAGGCCTACCCGGACGTGGAGACCCACCTGGTGATCTCGAAGGCCGGCCTCCGGGTGCTCCAGCACGAGACGGGCCTCGACCTCAAGGACCTGGGGGCCTGGGCGAGCGTCGTCCACCCGGAGGGAGACATCGGGGCGCGGCCCGCGAGCGGAAGCGCCGGCTTCGACGCCATGGCCGTCATCCCGTGCTCCATGAAGACGCTGGGCCAGATTGCCGCAGGGACGGGAGACAATCTCGTGGGCCGGGCGGCGGACGTGATCCTGAAGGAGGGCCGCAGGCTCGTGCTCGTCCCGCGGGAGATGCCGCTCTCGGCCATCCACCTGGAGAACATGCTCAAGCTCTCCCGGCTAGGGGTGATGATCCTGCCCGCCTCGCCGGGCTTTTACTTCGGCCCGAAGACGCTGGACGACTTGGTGAACCACGTGGTGGGGAAGACCTTGGATTCGCTGGGCCTCGAGCAGAAGCTCTTCGAGCGCTGGAAGGGCCAGTTCCCCGAGCGCAGGGGCGGGGCGGTGCCCGAGCGCCGGGCGGAGACGAACTGA
- a CDS encoding NAD(P)-dependent oxidoreductase: MKNMKTGVVGLGNMGGGIARNFAKARVPLVVWDISPAARRKFEGMKGVEVAAPGEMVKACDLIIFVVPSSKEVAQCLRGGKGILANGQPGTVLCDFTTSDPAATLKLARLAAKKGMAYLDAGMSGGATGAEAGTLTLMMGGDKKAFARIEKRLAPIASKLFLLGPAGSGHTLKLVHNLVTHSIFMATCEGCRMAERSGIRLQDVIEVFNVANARSYASQFRFPRHILSKKWDAKSRVYNLLKDLTMAVGMGKRLGADTSYGTVTRNFLQKAAALGMLEKDYSLLYRDFEKIRKNRSRRALKVS, encoded by the coding sequence ATGAAAAACATGAAGACAGGCGTGGTGGGCCTCGGGAACATGGGCGGGGGGATCGCGCGCAACTTCGCCAAGGCGCGGGTCCCTCTCGTGGTGTGGGACATCTCCCCGGCCGCCCGCAGGAAGTTCGAGGGGATGAAGGGGGTCGAAGTCGCGGCGCCGGGCGAGATGGTCAAGGCCTGCGACCTGATCATCTTCGTCGTCCCCAGTTCCAAGGAGGTGGCCCAGTGCCTCCGGGGCGGGAAGGGCATCCTCGCGAACGGCCAGCCCGGCACCGTCCTCTGCGACTTCACTACCTCCGACCCCGCCGCCACTTTGAAGCTGGCCAGGCTGGCGGCGAAGAAGGGAATGGCCTATTTGGACGCCGGCATGAGCGGGGGAGCCACCGGCGCCGAGGCCGGCACACTGACTCTGATGATGGGGGGCGACAAGAAAGCCTTCGCCCGCATCGAGAAACGTCTCGCGCCCATCGCCTCCAAGCTCTTCCTCCTCGGCCCCGCAGGCTCGGGGCACACCCTCAAGCTCGTCCACAACCTCGTGACCCACTCCATCTTCATGGCCACCTGCGAGGGGTGCCGCATGGCCGAGCGGTCGGGCATCCGGCTCCAGGACGTGATCGAGGTCTTCAACGTGGCCAACGCCCGCAGCTACGCCAGCCAGTTCCGCTTCCCCAGGCACATCCTCTCCAAGAAGTGGGACGCGAAATCCCGAGTCTACAACCTGCTCAAGGACCTTACGATGGCGGTCGGCATGGGGAAGCGCCTGGGCGCGGACACCTCCTACGGCACCGTGACCCGCAACTTCCTCCAGAAGGCCGCCGCGCTTGGGATGCTGGAGAAGGACTACTCGCTCCTCTACCGGGACTTCGAGAAAATCCGGAAGAACCGCTCCCGCCGGGCGCTGAAGGTCTCCTAG
- a CDS encoding FAD-dependent oxidoreductase, translating to MSIPVELHETDVLIAGGGAAGTLAAFECAEAGVRVIQATKGRATSGTTTVARGGFAAALAPGDSPELHLKEILEHGGELIDPGLARVWVYGIIDVVRDLASWGAEFIRDENERLDLKMFPTHSHPRALHHYDTTGNMVTKVLSRRLRGDARIAQHPHTAIVDLVTEGGRIAGAWGVDYSRGRLVTYAAREIILCTGGGSGLFFVNDNPPQVTGDGYVLGFRAGAPLLGIELIDFQAMCCAPEELFGFAPHPTGFINAGAIFRNRDGEAFLKRYFPETAEQSTRSEVILAMAQEIHAGRAGKTGGIFMDATRVPMEVIQKQIPHVYKTCLSRGIDITKTPLEVAPGSHTWLGGLQIDADGRTPVPGLWAAGETAGGIHGGNRIGGSALSAALVFGRRAGRAASAAARSGAGKAPGRIALPEAERAWVEELIDRREGPLQADVRLRCRMLAHEKLGPIRDARGCAEALEEYERIEREEMPRMRLADEAHASDKAQGQELESALSVRNLALLGRLLATASLRREESRGAHFRLDFPERDDARWRVVTRLERGPVGEIWFSTEPVKEHQPIA from the coding sequence TTGAGCATACCGGTGGAGCTTCACGAGACGGACGTCCTCATCGCCGGCGGGGGGGCGGCGGGCACCCTGGCCGCCTTCGAGTGCGCCGAGGCGGGGGTGCGCGTCATCCAGGCCACCAAGGGCCGCGCCACCAGCGGGACGACCACGGTCGCCCGGGGGGGCTTCGCCGCCGCCCTGGCGCCCGGCGACAGCCCGGAGCTGCACCTCAAGGAGATCCTCGAGCACGGGGGCGAGCTGATCGACCCCGGGCTGGCCCGCGTCTGGGTGTACGGCATCATCGACGTGGTGCGCGACCTGGCGAGCTGGGGCGCCGAGTTTATCCGGGACGAAAACGAGCGGCTCGACCTCAAGATGTTCCCGACCCACAGCCATCCCCGCGCCCTCCACCACTACGACACGACGGGAAACATGGTGACGAAGGTGCTCTCCCGGCGCCTCCGGGGGGACGCCCGCATCGCGCAACACCCCCACACCGCCATCGTGGACCTCGTGACGGAGGGCGGGCGGATCGCGGGCGCCTGGGGGGTGGACTACTCCCGGGGCCGGCTCGTGACCTACGCGGCGCGCGAGATCATTCTCTGCACGGGTGGGGGAAGCGGGCTCTTTTTCGTGAACGACAATCCGCCCCAGGTGACGGGGGACGGCTACGTCCTGGGCTTCCGCGCGGGGGCGCCCCTCCTGGGCATCGAGTTGATCGACTTCCAGGCCATGTGCTGCGCGCCGGAGGAGCTCTTCGGCTTCGCGCCGCACCCGACAGGGTTCATCAACGCGGGCGCCATCTTCCGCAACCGGGACGGGGAGGCCTTCCTCAAGCGCTACTTCCCCGAGACGGCCGAGCAGAGCACCCGTAGCGAGGTCATCCTGGCCATGGCCCAGGAGATCCACGCGGGCCGCGCCGGGAAGACGGGGGGCATCTTCATGGACGCCACCCGCGTGCCCATGGAGGTCATCCAGAAGCAGATCCCCCACGTCTACAAGACCTGCCTCTCGCGCGGCATCGACATCACCAAGACTCCCCTGGAAGTCGCCCCGGGCAGCCACACCTGGCTGGGGGGGCTCCAGATCGACGCGGACGGCCGCACCCCCGTCCCCGGTCTCTGGGCCGCGGGGGAGACGGCGGGGGGCATCCACGGCGGGAACCGCATCGGAGGCTCCGCCCTCTCGGCCGCCCTCGTGTTCGGGCGCCGGGCGGGCCGGGCGGCCTCGGCGGCGGCCCGGAGCGGGGCCGGCAAGGCCCCGGGGAGGATCGCCCTCCCTGAGGCGGAGCGCGCCTGGGTGGAGGAGCTGATCGACCGGAGGGAGGGTCCGCTCCAGGCGGATGTCCGGCTGCGCTGCCGGATGCTGGCCCACGAGAAGCTCGGGCCCATCCGGGACGCCCGGGGCTGCGCCGAGGCCTTGGAGGAGTATGAGCGCATCGAGCGCGAGGAGATGCCCCGGATGCGCCTGGCGGATGAGGCCCATGCCTCCGACAAGGCGCAGGGACAGGAGCTGGAGAGCGCCCTCTCGGTTCGGAACTTGGCCCTCCTGGGGCGCCTCCTGGCCACGGCCTCCCTGCGGAGGGAGGAAAGCCGGGGGGCCCACTTCAGGCTCGACTTCCCAGAGCGGGACGACGCGCGTTGGCGGGTGGTCACCCGGCTGGAGCGGGGGCCGGTCGGGGAGATCTGGTTTTCGACCGAGCCAGTGAAAGAACATCAACCAATTGCCTGA